Proteins from a genomic interval of Fusarium oxysporum Fo47 chromosome I, complete sequence:
- a CDS encoding nineteen complex-related protein 2-domain-containing protein, which produces MSFSAKRKAKVIKIADEDSGENVPSVAGGDSAGSDEPVKPVFGAKAGRKPFRQSGLRKSFNPADSEGLGDAPAANDDEDDGPVVVRPAISRSGSLKGKKKSNKSSRLSFGGDDSAAGDDETAELFTPKKLPLGRALENSAIKRGLGTKGLPMRTIGDDDDRPKYSKEYLEELQSSTPNTPQRPSTLPPDDADLMDLDASELEGAVVVDSSEFSQTQPTAILTEAEILEKKERRKRLALEKDFLSVEDDEDPFDRKKKDDTRLIAEDEDLGEGFDNYVEDGGLSLGRRAEKERRKQDRKMMEELITAAEGHTSDSSSDSDAERRIAYEAAQTRAGMDGLKKPRKDPSQDLLQAPPKISPLPSLTECLARLQTTLKGMEEEMKGKQNRVEKLKKEREDIVKREGEVQALLDETGKKYQEAMGQGKVVEGKGVEIPANAPVEMVGARGLETLGTPSRKPEEEEV; this is translated from the exons ATGAGTTTTTCTGCGAAACGAAAGGCCAAGGTCATAAAGATCGCCGATGAGGACTCCGGCGAAAATGTCCCTTCAGTAGCAGGTGGCGACAGTGCTGGTAGCGATG AACCTGTTAAACCAGTATTTGGCGCAAAAGCTGGTCGGAAACCATTTCGACAGTCGGGGCTAAGGAAGAGCTTCAATCCTGCTGATAGTGAAGGCCTGGGAGACGCACCAGCCGCGaacgacgacgaggatgatggaCCAGTGGTGGTTCGACCAGCGATTAGTCGATCAGGATCTTtgaaaggaaagaaaaaatCGAATAAATCTTCACGATTGTCCTTTGGTGGAGACGATAGCGCTGCAGGAGATGACGAGACCGCCGAGTTATTCACTCCAAAGAAGTTGCCATTGGGGCGAGCATTGGAAAATAGCGCTATCAAAAGAGGACTGGGCACAAAAGGACTTCCCATGAGGACTATTGGGGATGATGACGACCGACCCAAATACAGCAAAGAATACCTTGAAGAGTTAcaatcatcaacaccaaataCTCCACAAAGGCCATCAACACTGCCGCCCGATGACGCCGATCTCATGGACCTGGATGCTTCTGAACTTGAAGGcgctgttgttgttgattcGTCGGAGTTCAGCCAGACACAACCAACGGCTATTCTAACGGAAGCCGAGATTCTAGAAAAGAAGGAACGGCGTAAACGATTAGCTCTGGAGAAGGACTTTTTAtcggttgaagatgatgaagatccaTTTGATCGCAAAAAGAAGGACGATACACGATTAATAgccgaggatgaagatctcGGTGAAGGTTTCGATAATTACGTTGAAGACGGTGGACTTTCCTTGGGCAGACGTGCCGAAAAGGAGAGGCGGAAACAAGACCgcaagatgatggaggaaCTCATCACAGCTGCTGAAGGACACACTTCAGATTCCTCCTCCGATAGCGATGCTGAGAGACGAATCGCATACGAGGCTGCACAGACACGTGCAGGTATGgatggcttgaagaagcctcGGAAAGATCCTAGTCAGGACTTGTTACAAGCACCGCCCAAGATATCACCTCTACCAAGCTTGACGGAATGTCTAGCTCGTCTGCAGACTACCTTGAAGGGTatggaagaggagatgaaggggaAGCAAAATCGTGTCGAGAAGCTTAAGAAGGAACGTGAGGATATTGTGAAAAGAGAAGGGGAGGTACAAGCTTTGCTGGATGAGACGGGTAAGAAATACCAAGAGGCTATGGGACAAGGAAAGGTCGTTGAAGGCAAGGGCGTGGAAATTCCAGCAAATGCGCCTGTGGAAATGGTGGGAGCTAGAGGGCTTGAGACACTTGGTACGCCATCGAGGAAAcccgaagaagaggaggttTGA
- a CDS encoding cytochrome P450 has product MGFLTDQSLTKICFRVIIVLLIAQLFRLVRRWSRLRHIPGPASAGWTSWWQCRGAFSGRYHEHLKNAADQFDPVVLRNMSAVRSNYTKGDFYSSGRIVPSVDNVVSERDEAKHKFMRVKMAPGYSYKENEGFGFEAGIDRQLLNFISLIDRKYLSTTSESRPLDLAEKTQFFALDVIGDVSFGEPFGYLTKDEDLFQYNEINASSLPVMNVVSVYPWLGRVVHRWPLSLLLPREEDQVGFGRLMGWVGCHFARHFVRKRLAERITMRKDMMQMHISNGMNEEELIQQAFISIIAGSNTTAHALRMIILSLITNPNAYRSLIAEIRKVTSSVSNPISWAQTQTLPYLQAVVREGLRTWPPVAGLGFKQVPPEGDTINGFFVPGGTQVGQGFYAVGRSRLVWGDDADVFRPERWLLAGEDGLRDMVAALDTHFGHGKYSCVGKPIALMEIHKAVFELFKRYDFAILNAERPIKTQTSVFLFASDFWVTITQRDDEEN; this is encoded by the exons ATGGGGTTTCTGACAGATCAATCGCTAACCAAGATCTGTTTTCGGGTTATCATTGTGTTACTTATCGCTCAGTTATTTCGTCTTGTTCGTCGCTGGTCTCGTCTACGCCATATTCCTGGCCCAGCCAGCGCAGGGTGGACTTCATGGTGGCAGTGTCGAGGGGCTTTTAGCGGTCGCTATCATGAGCATTTAAAGAACGCAGCAGATCAATTCG ACCCAGTTGTGCTGCGCAACATGTCCGCTGTGCGAAGCAATTATACGAAAGGCGATTTTTACAGCAGCGGCAGGATAGTTCCTAGTGTTGATAATGTCGTCTCTGAGAGAGATGAGGCTAAGCATAAATTTATGAGAGTAAAGATGGCACCTGGT TATTCTTACAAGGAGAATGAAGGCTTCGGCTTCGAGGCAGGCATAgatcgtcaacttctcaacTTTATCTCTCTCATCGACCGAAAGTACCTCTCAACTACAAGTGAATCACGGCCTCTTGACCTTGCCGAAAAAACACAGTTCTTTGCCCTGGATGTCATTGGCGATGTATCTTTTGGTGAACCATTCGGATACTTGACGAAAGATGAAGATCTCTTCCAATACAATGAGATAAATGCCAGTTCACTGCCGGTCATGAACGTGGTATCCGTCTACCCCTGGCTAGGAAGGGTTGTTCATCGGTGGCCGCTAAGTCTGTTGCTGCCGCGGGAAGAGGACCAGGTTGGTTTCGGACGACTGATGGGGTGGGTTGGATGTCA CTTCGCGAGGCACTTTGTTCGCAAAAGACTGGCCGAGAGGATCACGATGAGGAAGGATatgatgcagatgcataTCAGCAACGGCATGAATGAGGAGGAACTTATCCAACAAGCCTTCATCTCAAT TATCGCTGGTTCTAACACAACCGCGCACGCGCTTCGAATGATCATACTCTCCTTAATCACAAACCCGAACGCATACCGCTCCCTCATCGCCGAGATTCGAAAGGTCACCTCGTCAGTCAGCAATCCCATCTCCTGGGCACAGACGCAAACACTACCATATCTTCAAGCAGTCGTTCGCGAAGGTCTGCGCACGTGGCCACCAGTAGCTGGTCTCGGCTTCAAGCAGGTCCCTCCGGAGGGCGATACCATCAACGGCTTCTTCGTCCCCGGCGGAACGCAAGTTGGTCAGGGGTTCTACGCTGTTGGTCGATCACGTCTTGTCTGGGGCGACGATGCTGATGTTTTTCGGCCTGAGCGATGGCTACTCGCTGGCGAAGACGGGCTAAGGGACATGGTAGCGGCGTTGGACACACATTTCGGACATGGGAAATATTCGTGTGTAGGAAAGCCGATTGCTCTCATGGAGATTCACAAGGCTGTTTTCGAG TTGTTTAAGCGCTACGACTTTGCTATATTGAACGCTGAAAGACCTATCAAGACCCAGACTTCAGtctttctctttgcttcAGACTTTTGGGTCACGATCACACAGCgtgatgacgaagagaaTTGA
- a CDS encoding uncharacterized protein (expressed protein): MSRRSDRSHRHSRSSRSHQSQQDDIPIDPNLTSEASYPGYTDTQGFASYSQAGPSVYATASSTPETQDPSMLYYMTQQPATVNPNEVLLSSGSGYATHNYPSSYPTAEPTQPEASSSTAQVTTPHHCSECDRFFGGNRDLNKHMKTHNKPVKCKADPNCNVTKAEQRDMDRHYRTSHRAYAASKGILTEERICGFEGCTSKFTRQDNLLKHWKKFHNYEQ; encoded by the exons ATGTCACGACGAAGTGACCGTTCTCACAGACACAGTCGTTCCAGCAGATCTCACCAATCTCAACAGGACGACATTCCCATTGATCCCAATCTGACTTCCGAAGCCTCATACCCTGGATATACTGATACCCAGGGCTTTGCCTCGTACAGCCAAGCTGGTCCAA GTGTATACGCAACAGCCTCGAGTACTCCAGAGACTCAGGATCCAAGCATGTTGTATTACATGACGCAGCAACCTGCAACTGTCAACCCCAATGAGGTTTTACTGAGTTCAGGGTCTGGTTATGCAACCCATAATTACCCCAGCTCCTATCCAACTGCCGAGCCTA CTCAACCGGAAGCTTCATCGTCTACAGCCCAGGTTACCACTCCGCACCACTGTTCAGAATGTGACCGCTTCTTCGGCGGTAACAGAGACCTAAA CAAACACATGAAAACTCACAACAAGCCTGTCAAATGCAAAGCCGATCCCAACTGCAACGTCACCAAGGCAGAGCAGCGGGACATGGATCGCCACTACCGAACTTCTCACAGAGCCTACGCGGCGAGCAAGGGTATCCTCACCGAGGAGAGGATCTGCGGGTTTGAGGGGTGTACTTCAAAGTTTACGAGGCAGGACAATCTGCTCAAGCATTGGAAGAAGTTCCACAACTACGAACAGTAA
- a CDS encoding globin-like protein — protein sequence MALSYQQTRLIRGTIPALTDHGERITTIFYRNMLRDHPELNDYFNTVNQANGRQPRALTAVILSYANNINHITELIPKMERMCHKHCSLGIKPEHYAIVEKYLIAAFAEVLGPAMTPQVREAWMKAYWMLAKMLIGREAQLYRDFGKWQGYRKFRIEKKVEESDDIYSFYLVPVDGKRLPPFQPGQYVSVQVPIADKGYVQSRQYSLSEAPRPDYYRVTVKRDEGLHMTRSGRYLGGDALNPGVVSNLLIDMKDEGDIVELTHPAGEFYLDMSNTSNVPIVLISAGVGVTPMMSILNTVSERQPHRPVSWIHGSRRSVPFYDQVRRIARNRPSFRTNIFKTHLAESDVYGVTYDHDFRMDLAKVDKEDLYLCNSSTEYYICGPEQFMLEMAEYLKAQKVDAPRMHFELFSTGDMEFKVDTLSIGSASRATSINSDEARCPSSGAISTNGATCPFS from the coding sequence ATGGCTCTGTCATATCAACAAACCAGGCTCATCCGGGGCACCATCCCCGCCCTCACCGACCACGGAGAGCgcatcaccaccatcttcTACCGCAACATGCTCCGTGATCACCCCGAGCTCAACGACTACTTCAACACCGTCAACCAGGCCAACGGTCGCCAGCCTCGTGCCCTTACCGCCGTCATCCTCAGCTACGCCAATAACATCAACCACATCACAGAGCTCATCCCCAAGATGGAGCGCATGTGCCACAAGCATTGCTCCCTGGGCATCAAGCCAGAGCATTATGCCATCGTCGAGAAGTATCTCATCGCTGCCTTCGCAGAAGTCCTCGGTCCTGCCATGACACCCCAGGTCAGAGAGGCTTGGATGAAGGCATACTGGATGCTTGCCAAGATGCTCATCGGTCGTGAGGCTCAGCTCTATCGTGACTTTGGCAAGTGGCAGGGCTACCGTAAGTTCCGTatcgagaagaaggttgaggagtCTGATGATATCTACTCCTTCTACCTCGTTCCTGTCGACGGAAAGCGTCTTCCTCCCTTTCAGCCCGGTCAGTATGTTTCTGTTCAGGTACCCATCGCCGACAAGGGCTATGTCCAGTCTCGCCAGTACTCCCTGAGCGAGGCTCCTCGACCTGACTACTACCGCGTTACCGTCAAGCGAGACGAGGGACTTCACATGACCCGCAGCGGTCGATATCTCGGAGGCGATGCCCTCAACCCCGGTGTTGTCTCCAACCTCCTTATCGACATGAAGGACGAGGGTGATATCGTTGAGTTGACTCACCCTGCTGGCGAGTTCTACCTCGACATGTCCAACACGTCCAACGTTCCCATCGTCCTCATCTCTGCCGGTGTCGGTGTCACTCCCATGATGTCCATCCTCAACACCGTTTCCGAGCGCCAGCCTCATCGTCCCGTCTCCTGGATCCACGGCTCCCGCCGCTCCGTTCCCTTCTACGACCAAGTCCGCCGTATCGCCCGTAACCGCCCCAGCTTCCGCACCAATATCTTCAAGACCCATCTCGCCGAGTCCGATGTCTACGGCGTAACCTACGACCACGACTTCCGCATGGACCTTGCCAAGGTCGACAAGGAAGACCTCTACCTTTGCAACAGCTCTACCGAGTACTACATTTGCGGCCCTGAGCAGTTCATGCTCGAGATGGCTGAGTATCTCAAGGCTCAAAAGGTCGATGCCCCTCGCATGCATTTTGAGCTCTTCAGCACTGGTGACATGGAGTTCAAGGTCGATACCCTGAGCATCGGCTCTGCGTCAAGGGCAACTTCCATAAACAGCGACGAGGCCAGATGCCCTAGCTCTGGAGCCATCTCTACGAATGGTGCTACTTGCCCCTTCTCATGA